The Myroides phaeus DNA segment GAGCTACCTGTTTCACTTTTGCAAGAAAAGCATTCACTTGGTCTTGAAAATCTTTTGAATCCATTCTATCGAATGACTCATTCGTTCCCATTGACACAATAATCAAATCAGCCTCTAATCCTTTTAACTGCTCGAAGAATAAATTGTATTTTAAATAGTCTGAAAAACGAGCACCATTAACACCAATTGTGTGATACAAAACACCCGACTTATCATTTTCTAAAACTACTCCATTCAAGTCATACGCTTCTGCTTGTTTATTTGAATAGAAGTAAATACGATCTAACTCTTGTCCTAACTCAAATGTATGAAAAACGTCTTCTTTCTTTCCAGATAGTTCGTTAAACACACTTTTAGAAACAGATACAGCTTCTCTTTCTTTTGTAGGAATACTCAATTTTTTCCCTGCGTGAATAACATTGTTTTTCATACTATTTGCCTTTTTAATTTCAGGAATAGTAGTATTGTATTTTCTCGCTATACTCGATAAAGACTCACCGCTCTTAATTTGGTGTGATATCTTTTTAGGAGCAGATGATTCTAAAAACACCTTCTCTCGAGTTGTTCCTACCTTCAAGGACTCGTCATTCTTGGGTGTAAATACTTTCATACGGGAAAACCCATAACTTGCATCGCGAACACTAAGCTCAATTACAAGGTCTTTGTTTTCTGTTGAAAGGGCAATACCACTCAATCCGACATTAGCACCTTTTACAGGAAAGATATTTCTATAACTCGACCATTCTGCATTAGAAGAATATCGTACTAAAGAATTTCCGTTTGTCTTGGCTAATTTATAAGGAAAGGCAAACCCCAATCCCCCGTTTCCAAATTTATCCTGAAGTAGCGATCTCATACGTCCACTGAAAAAATCAGCTTGAATATGTGAATCCCCAATATGAACTATGTTCACTTTTTTGTTCTTACTCCCTTTTAACTTTCCAAGTTTAGTGAAAAACGAGTTTAGTTGTTCTGGATAGTAAACCTTGTTTTTGATCATTCCATTATTGCTATCAGAATCGACTACCTCACTATTGTCTGTAGAAGTAGGAGCTTGATCCTGTGCAAATAAATTGAACCCACAAAAAAGACTTACTAAAAATATAGCAATTCTATTTTTACTCATTTCCTAAGTGCTGTTGCTCTTTATTAGTGTTTTTCTCTACATCACTCCCTTGAGCAGTTTCTGTTTTCACCGGTGATGTAGTTGTTTTATTTCCGTTTTTCTTCTTGTAATCTTCATAGCCTTCCTCAAGTTGCTTGAAAATCATTTGAGCAATAACTTGAGCTCCTCTATGGTTGAAGTGCGTATAATCTTTATTTGCTTTTGTTGGCGCTTCCTCTACCCATTTAATCATAGAACCAGAGCCACCCATCGCTTGATATAAGTTAAAGAAACCAGCGTGAGCTTCCATTGCATAAGCTCTTTGAGCCTTCATTAATGGAACAACGGCAGAATCCGTTCTCATCTCTGTTTCATACTTAGTTGACTTATCAGCGGTTGAAATAACCAAAATATTAGCTTTAGGGAAACTTTGTTTTAAATGCGCCACTACCTTGTTCATCTGTTTTGTGTACCAAGAATAGTTCAGTGAACCGTAGTTTAAAACATTCGCTCCATAGTGTAAAATAATTAAGCTATAATCTAAATTATTCTGATACTTCTGCATCAAGCTAACTTTAAACAAAGACAAAGGCAAACCAGAGTTACCTCTACTTGAGAAGTTATCTACTTGCACACCTGAATTTGCACTGAAGTCCATTCCGTAAATAGGAATAGAATCTGCGTGCTTAAACATCAGTTTCACTTGTTTAACAGAGCCATCTGCAATTTT contains these protein-coding regions:
- a CDS encoding LysM peptidoglycan-binding domain-containing protein, which gives rise to MSKNRIAIFLVSLFCGFNLFAQDQAPTSTDNSEVVDSDSNNGMIKNKVYYPEQLNSFFTKLGKLKGSKNKKVNIVHIGDSHIQADFFSGRMRSLLQDKFGNGGLGFAFPYKLAKTNGNSLVRYSSNAEWSSYRNIFPVKGANVGLSGIALSTENKDLVIELSVRDASYGFSRMKVFTPKNDESLKVGTTREKVFLESSAPKKISHQIKSGESLSSIARKYNTTIPEIKKANSMKNNVIHAGKKLSIPTKEREAVSVSKSVFNELSGKKEDVFHTFELGQELDRIYFYSNKQAEAYDLNGVVLENDKSGVLYHTIGVNGARFSDYLKYNLFFEQLKGLEADLIIVSMGTNESFDRMDSKDFQDQVNAFLAKVKQVAPNASVLLTTPPPSYFSKNTPNTVASALANEIIISGIKGKYAVWDTYYNLGGSLALASLRDEGLLSKDLVHYSVKGYNYTGDLFYEALMDAYNQFVKQNSALK